The DNA region TGGAACGAGTGGAAGAAAATCCTACTCAGGCTTTAAAGCGGTGGCGGAGCTGCTGAACCGGTTGGACCAGATCGAGAGCAAGGGAATTCTTGAAGAGATTGAGCATGACGAACCGCAACTGGCCATTGGGATCAGAAACCTGATGTTTACGTTTGAAGATCTGGTGACGGTGCCGCCGGAGAGCATCCGCGAGTTTGTTGCGGCCGCCGACAAGAAGGTGATGGCACTGGCGTTGAAGGGCGGACGCGACAACGTGAAATCTCACCTGTTCAAAGCAATGAGTTCGAGGGCGGTGGAGATGCTGAAGGAGGATATGGAGGTGATGGGGCCGGTGCGGCTGAAGGATGTCAATCATGCGCAGCAGGAGTTGCTGGCCCTGGCGCGGCAGCTTGAAAGTGAAGGCCGCATGATTCTGAAGATGGAGGTGGACGATGACCTCGCTATCTGAGAACGCGGAGGACGTGGGCTCATACAATCCTCTGCCGGGAATGCCTGACAGATGGATCAAGGATGCAAGGAAAAGCAAGAACGTATCCAGGCTTGAGTTTCATACGCTCGATTGGCTGGAAAAGGATGCAGCTCAGGATGTGGATACGGCGGCGCCTTTGAATGCGGCGGAAGCTTCCATCGAAGAGCGAATCGCGGAGATGGAGCGGCAGTTGAAATTGCAGCAGCAGGAAGCGCTTGCGGAGATTGAGGCGGCGCAAAGAGTAGCGAGAGTCGAGTCGCGGCAGGAGTGGAAAGAGGAGTTGGAAGAGCGAGTAGCAATGGAACGTGCTCGCGTGGCGCGAGTTTGTGATGAGTTTGGAAGGGAACGCGCTCGTTACTTTTCCGATGTAGAGGGTGAAGTTGTGAAGCTGGCGTTGGCGATTGCGGCACGTGTGTTACATCGCGAGGCCAACCTCGATCCGCTGTTTCTCACTGCAGCGGTGCGAGTTGTGCTGGAGAAGGTGGCGGACCAAAGCACGATGCAACTGCGTGTGCCTGCCGAAGAGGTGGAGAGATGGAAAGAAGCCATGTCGGCTGATGCGGAATCGAGATTGCAATTCATCGGAGAAGAGCGGATGAGTGCGGGGGAATGCGTTCTTGAAACGAGTGTCGGGAGAGTGGAACTGGGTGTGAAGGCCCAGTTGGAAGAGATTGAAAAGGGATTCTTCGATCTTCTGCAGCAGAGGCCAGCTTGATGCTGGTCGTGCATCCGGCAAAGGAGAGGCTCTCCTCGTATTTCACGCGGCTGGCAGATCGTTCAGCATGGCGTTGGAGTGGACGTGTGGTAGAGGCTAATGGGCAAACCATCGAGGCGGAGGGTCCTCTGTGTTCGGTGGGTGAGTGCTGCGAGATATTGGATGGAGACGGCAGACGGCACCGCGCGGAGGTGATTGGCTTTCGCGGACGGCATGTGTTGGCGATGCCGCTTGAGGCGACGCAGGGAATTCGCTATGGCGACACGCTAAGGGCAATGGGCGTTACACCTGGGATTGCGGTTGGGGAGGAGATGGAAGGACGAATTTTGAATGCGCTGGGTGGGCCGCTGGATGGTTTGCCAGCGCCGAGAGTAGCGCAGATGTGGCCGCTCGATGGCGCAGTACCTCACCCGATGGAGAGAGAGCCGATTCGCGAGCCATTACAAACGGGACTGCGCGTGCTGGATGGGATGTTGACGGTCGGCCGTGGGCAGAGAATAGGCATCTTCGGTGGCTCGGGTGTGGGCAAGAGCACTCTGATTGGAATGATGACGAGAAATACCGCGGCGGACCTGACTGTAGTGGGACTGGTCGGTGAGCGTGGGCGCGAGGTGCGAGAGTTTGTCGAAGATTCATTGGGCGAGGAGGGACGGCGGCGTTCGGTAGTGCTGGTGTCTACTTCGGACCAGAGTCCGCTCTTGCGGATGCGAGCGGCAATGGCGGCTACCTCTGTTGCGGAGTTTTACGCTGCACGGGGAAAACATGTGCTACTGGTGTTGGACTCATTGACCCGGTATGCGATGGCGGCGCGGGAGATTGGTTTGGCTGCGGGAGAGCCTCCTGCCAGCAAAGGGTATACGCCGTCGGTGTTTGCGCGGCTGGCAAAGCTGGTGGAGCGCGCGGGGAATTTTCAGAATGGCAGTATTACGGCGTTCTATACGGTGCTGATGGAGGGAGATGACCAGCAGGACCCTGTGGTGGACGCCGTGCGTTCACTCTTGGACGGACATGTGGTTCTGTCGCGATCAATGGCGGCTGGGGGATGGTATCCGCCGGTGAATGTTCTGGATTCGTTAAGCCGTTTGATGCCTGCGGTCACGACACCGGAGCATCGGGGAAAGGCGGCGATGGCACGGAGACTGCTCGCGGCCCACGCCCGGTCAGAGGACCTGATTCGCATTGGGGCGTACAAAACAGGGACAGACGAAGAACTGGATCGTGCGATGCGCGCGATGCCCGTATTGCGTGAGTTTCTCGAGCAGGGAAGCCAGGAGCGCGTGACGATGGAGCAAAGCGTGACTCGATTAAACGCAATGGAACTCTAACGATGCATTCGCGGGTAGATGCGCTAAAGCGGCTGATGTCTCTCTACGTCCGCATCGAAGAGATGCATTCGATAGAACTGCAGCGGACGACCGCAGCGGTTAAAGAAGCGGAGCAGGCAATTGATGCGCAGGAGGAGACGGCGCGCTCTTCGAGTTACCTTGGTCGCGATGCGCTGATTGCAGGGGACCAGATGGATTGGGCGGCAGCCCGCACACAGCGGGAGGTCGCGGAATGGAAGCAGCAACGATTGCAGCAGATTCGATTGGAACGCGAGATGTTGAGTGAACAAGCGGGAAGAATGTATCGCTCAAGCCATCTTCGAAGTGAGCAGATTCGACATGTCGTCGATGATGCGGCAATGCAAATTGCGAGCAAAACAGATCGGCAGGCTCAGGCGGCACTAGATGACCGATTTCTTGCTCGACGAAGATGGACGGACGCACGCGAAGATTTGCGTGCAGCGGCAGAAATAAATATTTCCTAATGTTTTCAGCGGTCATTTCGGCGCGTGAAATGCACTTCGTTGATAGAGCGTAAGAGGAAGAGACATGCTGACAGCAACGACGGTTTTGACGTCACTCGGCACCGATTTGGTGAACGTTCGTGCTCCGGCCGAACGCGCTAATTCCGCTGACATTTCTTTTGCGAGAAGCTTTGATGAGAGCTCGGCTCTTGCGGTCGGTGTGCCATCGCAGACTGCCGATCAAAAGCTGAAAGATATTGTCGAATCTGAAAGTAGCGTTCCTGTGAACAGCGCTGGGAACAGCCGAAGAGCGACTGCTGCTGTTGCCGACCTAAAGATGAAGCAGGATGCGAACGCTGGAGACGAGACGCAGAAGGAATCTACTGCCGCAAAGAGCGGATACTCATTCCCGAGCCAGAAAGGCACAGCACCTACAACCGTCGGAGTAATAATTCCTTCAATGGGCGTAACTGTTCAGCATGGCCAAAGATCGGATAAGGATTCGTCACCACCCATTTCAATGGAGATGTCTGAGGTCCCGATTCCATCGGAGGATGTGAAGGATCTCGATCATAAAAATGTGTCATCAGTCATTGACGACACGAAGACGGATGCTACGAAGATAATCGCAGAGCTTCAGACGGATGGGACTGATTCGCAAGTAGCCGATATTCCAGGGAAGCAGGTCACGCCTGTCACCCAGAATCTCAAAGAGACGCCCACGTTAAATAAAGACCAAGGAAAGGTGTTAACTAAAAGAGAAGCAAATGACCACGGCCGCTCTGTAAAAACGGAGAAAAGCGCCAAGGCCGAAAAGGGAAAAGCTGTTCTGGTTGTGGAGAATGCGACGGCAGTCGAAGCGCAGCCCGTTGCTACCACGTCTCCTGTTTCCATACCGATCATGGTGCCTTCGGTAGATGGACCACAGCATGGGTCGAAAGCCGTTGCTGAAGATGGTGCGGTCTCCTCTACAAGTTCGTCGGCGCCCACTTGCGGTGTCGGAACAACGGCGGTAAAGCCTGACGGGCACGACACAAAGACTGAGGACATCAAGAAAACGGATGACGGCACCGTGAAAACACAAGGCCCCGTTTTGACGGATAATTCTGTCTCACGGAAGACAGGAGTTGATGAACCAAAGACAGCGTTGGCTCCGATCAAGGCGACCGACGGTGAGAATGCAGACACCAAGAGTACGGCGCAGCCTCTGGCAGTTAGCGTTGCGGCCCATGGTGAGTTAAGGGTGGCCGGAGTTCCTGGCGGTGGTGCTGCACACGTGATTGCTACGGGCAGCGCGCAGACGACGGAGGCCAGCACCCATACGGCGACCGGGCAGTCCGGCTCGGGTGTGATTGACAGTGCGGCGTCGACGGACGCTACGCATAAGACATTGATGGCGACGCCCACGTCGCTCGAAATCGGCGTTGTCAATGGAACACACGGATGGCTGAAGATTCGCGCTGACATGACAGATGGTGGCGTGGTGAATGCATCCTTGTCGACGGCTACATCGTCGGGACAGGAGATGCTGCATCGGGAACTTCCCTCGCTGACAGCGTATCTCCAGACTGAGCGGGTTGCGGTAAACGCGGTTGTTATACAGCCGCCGATGGCGTCGGGTACTGACTTCCGGGGATTTGACGGGGGAAGGAACGGTAATGGACAAGGGTCGGCTCAGCAGAGCGGTAATCAAGGAGGAGACAGCCGGCAGGGAGCAGCGAGCTCGGCTCCGAATCGCGTTGAAAAGGAGGGATTTTATAGCGGCGTGAGCGGAGTGGGAGGAGATGAATTGTTGTCATTAGCCTCGCTCGCGGGCGGAGGAAATTGGCTGAACGTAAGAGCCTGAATGGATGTCCTGTTCAACCGCTTTTGTAAGTGAAGCAACTACGAACGACTTAATTGGAAAGGATGAAGATGAGCGCATTACAGATGAATTCGATTACGGGAGCAGGATCGGCAGCGGCAGCTAGAGTTGCTTCAGCGTTGGCGCCGAAAGACACCAGCGGGACAGGGGGGGCGGCAGCAGGCAGCACGACAAATTCCGCGTCATCCTCGGCAACGATCACATCGGCCGATTTTATGACGCTTCTGGTGACGGAACTGAAAAATCAGGATCCTACACAGCCCACAGATCCGAATGCCTATATTCAGCAACTGGTGGGCGTGAACAGCCTGCAGCAGTTGATTTCAATCAATCAGGATCTGACACCGGTGACGACACCTGCGCCAACGACCGGAACGTAGGATTCGGCATAGAGACGGAACAAGAAAGACGCAGCTCGACGGCAGCGGACAACGATAACGAAGATATAACCAGGAGCAAGGAGAGCGACGATGGGATCATTTTCAACGGCTTTGAGTGGTTTGAATGCTGACTCGGTGGCGCTGAACACGATTGGAAATAATTTGGCGAACCTGAATACAACTGCTTTCAAAAAGCAGACAACGAATTTTGAAGACCTCTTTTATCAGCAGATTGGCGAAAACGGATCGAACGACGCGTTACAGGTCGGTGTCGGCACAAAAGTGGCAAGCACGACGACGAGCTTTCTGCAGGGAAGTGTCAACCCGACGAGCGATTCAAAAGACATGATGTTGACCGGAGATGGTTTTTTCGTTGTGCAACAGAATGGTGTTCAGTCTCTGACGCGGGCTGGTGCTTTTCAACTCGACGCAAATGGCAACCTAACGACGGCCGAAGGGGAGAATGTGATGGGCTACAACGCCGCGAACGGTGTTATCAGTGGCAGCAGTGCACTGGGAGCCCTAGTGCTACCGACTGGATCCACTGAATCAGCGAGGGCAACCCAAAACTTCTCGCTGACAGCAAATTTGAATGCCAGTGCTGCTGTGGGAACTTCGTTTTCTACTCAGGGGGTACAAGTATTTGATTCACTCGGACAGACACATCAGGCGACGCTCTCGTTTACTAAAACTGCGGCGAATACCTGGAGCTATGATGTCACGCTCCCTCCGGGCGATTTTACGGGAGTTGCGACAGGGAATACGGGCACGTTGACGTTTGATTCGTCGGGCAACCTGCTTATGCCGACCGCAGCCGCGTGGCCGGCAGCCACCGCTGCAACTCCGGGAACTACCATTTTGGACTCCAACGGCAACTTAGAAAGAGTGACGTCAATCAACGGTACAGGCACTACCGGAGCTGCGGCCCCGGCATGGAGTACGACTGTTGGAGCGTCGACTACGGACAACGCCGGAGCAAACCAGGTAGTGTGGACAAATCTGGGCCCCGCAAGTTCTATTGGAAACCCTCTTACGTTCCCTGGTCTGCCGAATGGAGCAAGCAATCTCAGCTTCAAATGGAATTTGGATGATGCCAATGGCAATCCGACGAT from Edaphobacter paludis includes:
- a CDS encoding flagellar hook protein FlgE; the protein is MGSFSTALSGLNADSVALNTIGNNLANLNTTAFKKQTTNFEDLFYQQIGENGSNDALQVGVGTKVASTTTSFLQGSVNPTSDSKDMMLTGDGFFVVQQNGVQSLTRAGAFQLDANGNLTTAEGENVMGYNAANGVISGSSALGALVLPTGSTESARATQNFSLTANLNASAAVGTSFSTQGVQVFDSLGQTHQATLSFTKTAANTWSYDVTLPPGDFTGVATGNTGTLTFDSSGNLLMPTAAAWPAATAATPGTTILDSNGNLERVTSINGTGTTGAAAPAWSTTVGASTTDNAGANQVVWTNLGPASSIGNPLTFPGLPNGASNLSFKWNLDDANGNPTISQTTAASAGSASSQDGFTSGVYNGFSVDSSGIITASYSNGQKQTVGQVAVATVANNQGLTVTGNNNFATTAASGQANVGVAGTGSRGTITDSALELSNVDISSEFADLIVAQRAFEANSKTVTTFDTVTQDTLAMIR
- a CDS encoding FliI/YscN family ATPase; translation: MLVVHPAKERLSSYFTRLADRSAWRWSGRVVEANGQTIEAEGPLCSVGECCEILDGDGRRHRAEVIGFRGRHVLAMPLEATQGIRYGDTLRAMGVTPGIAVGEEMEGRILNALGGPLDGLPAPRVAQMWPLDGAVPHPMEREPIREPLQTGLRVLDGMLTVGRGQRIGIFGGSGVGKSTLIGMMTRNTAADLTVVGLVGERGREVREFVEDSLGEEGRRRSVVLVSTSDQSPLLRMRAAMAATSVAEFYAARGKHVLLVLDSLTRYAMAAREIGLAAGEPPASKGYTPSVFARLAKLVERAGNFQNGSITAFYTVLMEGDDQQDPVVDAVRSLLDGHVVLSRSMAAGGWYPPVNVLDSLSRLMPAVTTPEHRGKAAMARRLLAAHARSEDLIRIGAYKTGTDEELDRAMRAMPVLREFLEQGSQERVTMEQSVTRLNAMEL
- a CDS encoding flagellar hook capping FlgD N-terminal domain-containing protein gives rise to the protein MSALQMNSITGAGSAAAARVASALAPKDTSGTGGAAAGSTTNSASSSATITSADFMTLLVTELKNQDPTQPTDPNAYIQQLVGVNSLQQLISINQDLTPVTTPAPTTGT
- a CDS encoding FliH/SctL family protein, producing the protein MTSLSENAEDVGSYNPLPGMPDRWIKDARKSKNVSRLEFHTLDWLEKDAAQDVDTAAPLNAAEASIEERIAEMERQLKLQQQEALAEIEAAQRVARVESRQEWKEELEERVAMERARVARVCDEFGRERARYFSDVEGEVVKLALAIAARVLHREANLDPLFLTAAVRVVLEKVADQSTMQLRVPAEEVERWKEAMSADAESRLQFIGEERMSAGECVLETSVGRVELGVKAQLEEIEKGFFDLLQQRPA